A stretch of Leptospiraceae bacterium DNA encodes these proteins:
- a CDS encoding SpoIIE family protein phosphatase, with protein sequence MISVQGFTIKEKVFENQNTIIYRAVSDDTKSTFILKTHRSNFPTNREIAAYRKEFEITSKLQIDGILKSYFLKKNGTQYTIIFEDMDGIPLRSFISNNNLSLQVLLEIFLSIVLIINQIHKNNIIHKDINPLNILIQPETLKIKIIDFGISSIYSKENIEHTAVDFLEGSIPYISPEQTGRMNRPIDYRSDFYSLGITFYELLTGKTPFESSDTLDVIHSHIAKSPTSPFLRAITYYPDKEKVLTKLSDLILRLLAKDPEKRYQSANGIAYDLTKILEYEMQKNSEHTFLLEIGRNDFSGKLQIPAKLFGREEEKKALIDAFKRILHESSELIFVNGHAGTGKGILVHELRKEVLSVDGFLISGKYEEANRDIPYSGFIAAFREFIRQILLANMEEIQNYKDKFLQSLGNNAKLIANVIPELEIITGKLSTVADIDDAEMANRFHLSFRNFVQSLPDTGHPIVIFLDNFQWADARSFQLLYFFLNTMHTKHILLICAYQTNEANIQSPVENFIREAKLISPEIQNIKLRNLKLEDINNLIAETLNYPKEKCKELSDLILFKTHGNPFFVTEFLKFIYTEKFLQPVEKKEGGYTWKWNVDSIRDLRVSDNLADIVTSNLKLLHPDTEKLIQIAACFGNEFTSDILCLITEKKKFEIEESLIGAVASGLIIVSGITYRFLHEKVQSAAYSLLGDRNKMQLHAKIAMILLNKYTELEINKQIFSITNHLNLGRDFLPSEFPRFKPVELNINAGKKAKASAAYELAYKHFINGIYFLESSSTLESKELKINTYIEAAECAYLSNQINEMQKLLNRALGETNDLIVKAKVFEIKNKFLITSGNPTQAIDNTISLLHELDVHFPKKPKLYHVLISLAKVKFALRNKKIRELIHYKQVFDPKIISIMRLLSIIGSAAYFSSPNLLPLLILENVYLSLKYGYTSYTPFSFSAYGIILCGTLGEVDKGYEFGRLALNIYEDLGGIKNKTKILHMVNSFISHWKDHLKITIEPLWECYKSGQETGDLEFAFYGLIQYAFHSFFVGKELSPLEKELNHGVRTLENHNHIYSKYQLKVFQLTLIGLMDPKENPVTILHRSKNSLEEKDIDQASLKGNAFYFHFYSLFLNFHFGKYADGIEDAKIAVGFSETIRSLAIFPVLLFLQSLCLLQEYTNVNFLKRKQYLRTVNSNQRKMKKWSQHCPANFQHKFHLVEAEKNRVLNNVLLAIDYYELSIQLAKDGDFLQEIALANELAGKFFMRVNKPNLAKSYLNSALYYYHIWGAMAKVKQFERLYPGIVETIYEEDKASETESPASVITQRGDTESFNLATMIKVSEAISREILLEKVLASLVKTLIENAGAERGVLILEREGKLFIEAEASFGKNETSVLQSIPLENGNLPLTIINYTIRFSEYIVLNDAIESEQFSKDPYVIKNNSRSILCFPIFHKQTLFGIFYLENNLSSYAFKKDSVEFFVMISSQSAISIENARLYASLESRVNERTKELDASLNQQYTLNENLMKITRELNQSFQKIKKDLALAKKIQDSILPKNLERINSLQISTFYSPMDEVGGDFFDITQVNERKIRIFLADATGHGIQGALITMAIKSEYESLKANIASPSDLLGILNNEFLRKFQSINAFFTCILLDIDPVSGILLYAAAGHPPQILVQHGNIQKLTSTGKIIGINENVKYRQDEFRFTRGDKLFLYSDGIFEEFNYVRDEFGEEKLWHILKEHGNNSVSETLNSVVQQVDDFLGNLPQEDDMTFIGIEYRL encoded by the coding sequence ATGATTTCCGTCCAAGGTTTTACAATAAAAGAAAAGGTTTTTGAAAACCAAAATACTATTATATATAGAGCAGTATCCGATGATACCAAGTCTACTTTTATTCTAAAAACACACCGAAGTAATTTTCCGACTAACAGAGAAATTGCCGCATACAGAAAGGAATTTGAAATTACTTCCAAGCTTCAAATTGACGGAATTCTAAAATCATATTTCTTAAAAAAAAATGGAACACAGTATACGATTATTTTTGAGGATATGGACGGAATACCGCTAAGATCATTTATTAGCAATAATAATCTTAGTCTCCAAGTTTTGCTAGAAATCTTTTTATCAATCGTTCTAATTATTAATCAAATTCACAAAAATAATATTATCCACAAAGATATTAATCCTCTAAATATTTTGATTCAGCCAGAAACTCTTAAAATAAAAATTATAGACTTTGGAATTTCTTCCATCTATAGCAAAGAAAATATTGAGCACACAGCGGTGGATTTTTTAGAAGGAAGTATTCCGTATATTTCCCCTGAACAAACAGGGCGAATGAATCGACCTATTGATTATCGGTCTGATTTTTATTCACTTGGTATTACATTCTATGAATTATTGACAGGAAAAACTCCATTTGAATCAAGCGACACTCTAGATGTAATTCATTCTCATATAGCCAAATCGCCAACGTCCCCCTTTCTACGGGCTATTACATATTATCCGGATAAAGAAAAAGTTCTAACCAAACTCTCTGATTTAATTCTAAGACTCTTAGCAAAAGATCCAGAGAAAAGGTATCAATCAGCAAATGGAATTGCCTATGACCTTACTAAAATTTTAGAATATGAAATGCAAAAAAACTCTGAGCATACCTTCCTGCTCGAAATTGGAAGAAATGATTTTTCGGGTAAATTACAAATACCCGCTAAATTGTTTGGCAGAGAAGAAGAAAAAAAGGCGTTGATTGATGCGTTTAAGCGAATTCTTCATGAATCTAGCGAATTAATATTTGTAAATGGACATGCAGGAACAGGTAAAGGCATACTCGTTCATGAATTGAGAAAAGAAGTTTTGAGTGTGGATGGATTTTTAATTTCAGGAAAATATGAAGAGGCTAATCGTGATATACCCTATTCCGGTTTTATTGCTGCCTTCAGAGAATTCATTCGTCAAATTCTCTTAGCGAATATGGAAGAGATTCAAAACTACAAGGATAAATTTCTACAAAGTCTTGGAAACAATGCAAAGCTCATAGCAAATGTGATTCCAGAATTAGAAATTATTACAGGAAAACTTTCTACTGTTGCAGATATTGATGATGCGGAAATGGCCAATAGATTTCATTTATCTTTTCGAAATTTTGTTCAATCGTTACCCGATACCGGGCATCCGATTGTAATATTCCTAGATAACTTTCAATGGGCAGACGCAAGGTCTTTTCAATTGTTATATTTTTTCCTCAACACGATGCACACGAAACACATACTATTAATTTGTGCTTATCAAACAAATGAGGCAAACATTCAATCGCCCGTAGAAAACTTTATTAGAGAAGCGAAACTAATATCCCCCGAAATCCAGAATATTAAACTTAGAAATTTAAAACTAGAAGATATTAATAATTTAATAGCGGAAACTTTAAATTATCCCAAAGAAAAATGCAAAGAACTTTCTGATTTGATTCTGTTTAAAACTCACGGAAATCCATTTTTTGTTACTGAATTTTTGAAATTTATATACACCGAAAAGTTTTTACAGCCAGTTGAAAAAAAAGAAGGCGGATACACTTGGAAGTGGAATGTGGATTCCATTCGAGATCTAAGGGTCAGCGATAACCTGGCCGATATTGTAACTTCTAATTTAAAACTATTACATCCAGATACAGAAAAATTAATTCAAATTGCCGCATGCTTTGGAAATGAATTTACAAGTGACATTCTATGCCTGATAACAGAGAAAAAAAAATTCGAAATAGAAGAATCTTTGATTGGTGCAGTCGCATCTGGACTTATTATTGTGTCAGGAATTACCTACCGATTCTTACACGAAAAAGTTCAATCGGCCGCATACTCATTATTAGGCGATAGAAATAAAATGCAATTGCATGCAAAAATTGCAATGATTCTATTAAATAAATATACTGAATTAGAAATAAATAAGCAAATCTTTTCAATTACAAACCATTTGAATTTGGGTAGAGATTTTCTTCCTTCTGAATTTCCAAGATTCAAACCTGTTGAACTAAATATAAATGCGGGTAAAAAGGCGAAAGCCTCGGCTGCGTATGAGCTAGCATACAAACATTTCATAAATGGAATCTATTTTTTAGAATCATCTTCCACTTTAGAATCCAAAGAATTAAAAATCAATACCTATATAGAAGCCGCAGAGTGTGCTTATCTTAGCAATCAGATCAATGAAATGCAAAAACTTCTAAATAGAGCGTTAGGCGAAACAAACGATCTAATCGTTAAAGCCAAAGTCTTTGAAATTAAGAATAAATTTCTTATTACTTCCGGTAATCCAACCCAGGCAATTGATAACACAATCAGTCTCCTACATGAACTAGATGTTCATTTTCCGAAGAAACCTAAATTATATCATGTTCTAATAAGTCTTGCAAAAGTCAAATTTGCGCTTAGAAATAAAAAAATTCGAGAATTAATTCATTATAAACAAGTATTTGATCCAAAAATAATTTCTATTATGCGATTGCTGTCTATTATTGGTTCAGCAGCTTATTTTTCCTCTCCAAATTTATTACCCTTGCTCATTTTAGAAAATGTTTACCTTTCCCTAAAATACGGATACACTTCATACACACCTTTCTCTTTCTCTGCGTATGGAATAATTCTTTGTGGAACGTTAGGCGAAGTGGATAAAGGATATGAGTTTGGAAGACTTGCTCTAAACATCTATGAAGATTTAGGTGGAATAAAAAATAAAACTAAGATTTTGCATATGGTGAATTCTTTTATTAGCCACTGGAAAGATCATCTGAAAATCACGATTGAACCATTATGGGAATGTTACAAGAGTGGGCAAGAAACTGGAGATTTAGAGTTTGCTTTTTACGGATTAATACAATATGCCTTTCATTCCTTTTTCGTAGGAAAAGAACTTTCTCCCTTAGAAAAAGAACTCAACCATGGAGTGAGGACATTAGAAAATCACAATCATATCTACTCAAAATACCAATTAAAAGTTTTTCAACTAACACTGATTGGACTTATGGATCCAAAGGAAAATCCAGTTACTATTTTACATCGATCCAAAAATAGTCTGGAAGAAAAAGACATAGATCAAGCATCTCTAAAAGGAAACGCTTTCTATTTTCATTTTTATAGCTTATTTCTAAATTTTCATTTTGGTAAATATGCCGACGGAATAGAAGATGCAAAGATTGCTGTTGGATTCTCCGAAACAATACGATCACTCGCGATATTTCCCGTTCTATTATTCTTACAGTCACTTTGCCTACTCCAAGAATACACAAATGTAAATTTCTTAAAGAGAAAACAATATCTCAGAACTGTAAATTCCAATCAGCGTAAAATGAAAAAATGGTCGCAACACTGCCCCGCTAACTTTCAGCATAAATTTCATCTAGTAGAAGCCGAAAAAAATAGAGTTCTAAATAATGTGTTATTAGCTATAGACTACTACGAATTATCCATTCAACTAGCAAAGGATGGGGACTTCCTTCAAGAAATCGCCCTTGCCAATGAACTTGCTGGAAAATTTTTTATGCGAGTAAATAAACCAAACCTCGCAAAATCATATTTAAACTCTGCACTCTATTACTACCATATCTGGGGGGCAATGGCGAAGGTGAAGCAATTTGAAAGACTCTATCCCGGAATTGTTGAAACCATTTACGAGGAAGATAAGGCGAGCGAAACAGAAAGCCCAGCATCCGTAATCACGCAAAGAGGCGATACAGAATCTTTCAATCTAGCCACAATGATAAAAGTTTCAGAGGCAATTTCTCGTGAAATACTTCTGGAGAAAGTCCTTGCATCTCTTGTTAAAACATTGATTGAAAATGCAGGTGCCGAAAGAGGAGTTTTAATTTTAGAAAGAGAAGGGAAATTATTCATAGAAGCAGAAGCATCCTTTGGCAAAAATGAAACATCCGTTCTTCAATCTATACCGTTGGAAAATGGCAATTTGCCGCTTACAATAATCAATTATACGATTCGATTCAGTGAATACATTGTATTGAACGACGCAATTGAGAGTGAACAATTCTCCAAAGACCCTTATGTTATAAAAAATAATTCACGTTCCATTCTTTGCTTTCCAATCTTTCACAAACAAACTCTATTCGGCATCTTTTATTTGGAAAATAATCTAAGTTCTTATGCATTCAAAAAAGACAGCGTTGAGTTTTTCGTAATGATTTCTTCCCAATCAGCCATTTCAATCGAAAATGCAAGACTCTATGCAAGTCTTGAATCAAGAGTAAACGAAAGAACAAAAGAATTGGATGCTTCGCTAAACCAACAGTATACGCTAAACGAAAACTTAATGAAAATCACGAGAGAGTTAAATCAATCATTCCAAAAAATAAAAAAAGATTTAGCACTTGCGAAGAAAATTCAAGATAGCATTCTTCCGAAAAATCTTGAAAGAATTAATTCTTTGCAAATCTCAACTTTTTACAGTCCTATGGACGAAGTAGGAGGAGATTTTTTTGACATCACGCAAGTCAATGAGCGGAAAATACGCATTTTCCTCGCAGATGCAACGGGACATGGTATCCAGGGTGCATTGATTACAATGGCAATTAAAAGTGAATATGAAAGCCTAAAAGCAAATATCGCTAGTCCGAGTGATTTACTTGGGATTTTAAACAATGAGTTTCTCAGAAAATTTCAATCCATCAATGCCTTTTTTACTTGTATCCTACTTGACATTGACCCAGTTAGCGGCATACTGTTATATGCCGCAGCAGGTCATCCCCCCCAGATTTTAGTTCAGCACGGTAATATTCAAAAGCTGACTTCTACTGGAAAAATAATTGGGATCAATGAAAATGTAAAATATAGACAAGATGAGTTTCGATTTACACGTGGAGATAAACTCTTTTTATATTCGGACGGAATTTTTGAAGAATTCAATTATGTCCGTGATGAATTTGGAGAAGAAAAGCTTTGGCACATTTTAAAAGAGCATGGAAATAATTCTGTGAGTGAAACTTTAAATTCAGTTGTGCAACAAGTCGATGACTTCCTCGGAAACCTACCACAAGAAGACGATATGACATTTATCGGAATAGAGTATAGGTTATAA
- a CDS encoding SemiSWEET transporter, with the protein MEIESIIGFTAASLTTFSFLPQVIRVIMTKKTEDISRNMYLLLNAGICLWLTYGFLKADYPIIVSNLITLVFSLTILFFKLREKKEGL; encoded by the coding sequence ATGGAAATAGAATCTATCATTGGATTTACAGCGGCAAGTCTTACTACGTTTTCTTTTTTGCCCCAAGTAATACGCGTAATCATGACAAAAAAAACAGAAGATATCTCGCGCAATATGTATTTACTTTTAAATGCGGGCATCTGTCTCTGGCTGACATACGGGTTTTTAAAAGCAGATTATCCAATCATTGTATCGAACTTAATCACGCTTGTTTTCAGTTTGACAATACTGTTTTTTAAATTAAGAGAAAAAAAGGAAGGGCTATAG
- a CDS encoding PAS domain-containing protein: protein MNLEMKDELELSARTKNPEKENEISEIIKLFKFSNLNLIISNANGEIVFGSSSFCSLSGFYVKELVRENLKTIFNKKFDETEIDAIERDTECFSAMRILHARNGKEISVNTYNTLLRDFLNFYIVSIVIPSPVM, encoded by the coding sequence ATGAACTTAGAAATGAAAGACGAATTAGAATTATCCGCAAGAACGAAAAACCCGGAAAAGGAAAATGAAATTTCGGAGATCATTAAACTTTTCAAGTTTAGCAATTTGAATTTAATCATATCAAATGCCAATGGAGAAATCGTATTTGGAAGCAGTTCTTTTTGTAGTCTGTCTGGATTTTATGTAAAAGAATTAGTCAGAGAAAACTTAAAAACCATATTCAATAAAAAATTTGACGAAACAGAAATTGATGCTATCGAGAGAGATACAGAATGTTTTAGTGCTATGAGAATTTTACATGCAAGAAATGGAAAGGAAATCTCGGTCAATACTTACAACACCCTATTGCGCGATTTTTTAAATTTTTACATCGTGTCTATCGTAATCCCCTCTCCCGTTATGTAG
- a CDS encoding XrtN system VIT domain-containing protein, protein MKSMLEAIQKYFTKEINILGSVKPRFAWIFVWTFSVLFLGLIEVLLAKLISSFDSYAMNVLAFGTGGIVFILLMIILFRIFIENRLRGYILITLLCSAAAFFVEKFFLNNEIFTSFTARTTFVLWLTFLTLFASIFYQKISKWIVLFFPPILFIGFLVSFCFLLIMIPFMLIGWVRFLFMGLGILPYTPLMACIAFLVMCYRTTLELRDNKYYLQYTFSKYLTYAILISTSIYFIWFHTEWNRGQFIIRNHFLENKIINSKRSLIDDDFPAWASLGMKLPVNHVSELYLQPESSNREVLFTLFGSDKLFDPFAFLVSNISKKVEIPNEDREHLLRLLFGYTHISLNRLWNGNSLTTTDVETRLQLHPESRTAYTEMKINAYNETNRGQQEAIYTFKVPEGSVCTNFSLWINGKEEPARLTFLSKAQTEDNKIVDVDKRYPSYVTWMEDNLIRVRIFPVAEHNYSSFKIGFVSPLKVANEQLHYQGFKVEGPLLDSANHKIESDVHENVDLNLSGKGYTFEKKNSRISKETFSKWFAYGKYRESWALTLDKSYKVSSELLISDLKLNVSELKMKEKVFHPDKIYILINSSLSKKEWKSIYTRLSSIELKSQIILVTNEWFYSKNKEENLDFIESQALPKFNLFPFYKITNDTDILIITNKEDSSIPFSELKGSSFFNKNREFFSKNKKNIYVYSLNRELSTYFNSLKDYELIQDIPNSWDNLLESLLSRKIKLPDQSDENYSIPNSKITIELKKLSTVSPPTGNDLLARLVLYKKIMRSLGKRLLVTDKDATETNIFRLAATGNIVTPITSFIVLENETDYHKFGIHKNKKSLEETNLQTDNSKSFSIKQGTVPEPEEWMIAIICFLIIYIWTKFKLRRP, encoded by the coding sequence ATGAAATCTATGTTAGAAGCGATTCAGAAATATTTTACCAAGGAAATAAATATTCTAGGTTCAGTAAAACCTCGCTTTGCATGGATTTTCGTATGGACTTTTTCTGTTTTATTTTTGGGTTTAATCGAAGTCTTATTAGCAAAATTAATCAGTTCCTTTGATTCTTATGCAATGAACGTTCTCGCCTTTGGGACAGGAGGGATTGTCTTTATTCTTTTAATGATTATTCTATTCAGAATATTTATTGAGAATCGACTACGTGGATATATACTCATTACCCTCTTATGCAGTGCGGCAGCTTTTTTTGTAGAGAAATTTTTCTTAAACAATGAAATATTTACTTCCTTCACAGCACGGACTACATTCGTTCTCTGGCTAACTTTCTTAACTTTATTTGCATCCATTTTCTATCAGAAAATTTCTAAGTGGATAGTTTTGTTTTTCCCGCCTATCTTATTTATCGGATTTTTGGTTTCTTTCTGTTTTCTTCTGATAATGATACCTTTTATGCTCATCGGATGGGTTAGGTTTTTATTCATGGGACTTGGAATCTTACCCTATACGCCACTCATGGCTTGTATCGCGTTTTTGGTAATGTGTTATCGAACTACATTGGAATTACGGGATAATAAATATTATCTCCAATATACATTTTCTAAGTATTTGACTTATGCCATTCTAATTTCTACTTCCATTTATTTCATATGGTTTCATACTGAATGGAATAGAGGACAATTTATTATCCGCAATCATTTCCTTGAAAATAAAATTATAAATTCAAAGCGAAGTCTAATAGACGATGATTTTCCTGCCTGGGCATCCCTTGGAATGAAACTTCCAGTCAATCATGTCAGTGAATTATACTTACAACCTGAATCAAGTAACAGAGAAGTTTTATTTACTCTCTTCGGCTCAGACAAATTATTCGATCCTTTCGCCTTCCTTGTCTCCAATATTTCCAAAAAAGTAGAAATCCCAAATGAAGACAGAGAACATCTATTAAGACTTCTTTTTGGGTATACACATATTAGCCTGAATAGACTCTGGAACGGAAATTCACTCACTACCACAGACGTAGAGACTCGACTCCAACTTCATCCCGAATCAAGAACCGCCTACACGGAAATGAAAATCAATGCATACAACGAAACCAATCGAGGACAACAAGAAGCGATTTATACTTTTAAAGTTCCAGAAGGAAGCGTCTGCACAAATTTCAGCCTATGGATTAATGGAAAAGAAGAGCCAGCACGCCTAACGTTTTTATCAAAAGCACAGACAGAGGATAACAAGATAGTAGACGTTGATAAAAGATATCCATCTTACGTTACCTGGATGGAAGACAACTTAATTCGTGTAAGAATATTTCCAGTAGCGGAGCATAATTATAGTAGCTTTAAAATTGGCTTTGTTAGTCCTTTAAAAGTTGCCAATGAGCAATTACACTATCAAGGTTTTAAAGTAGAGGGACCACTGCTAGATTCAGCAAATCATAAGATCGAATCAGATGTTCATGAAAATGTTGATTTAAATCTTTCCGGTAAAGGTTATACATTTGAGAAAAAAAATTCACGTATTTCGAAAGAAACTTTTTCAAAATGGTTTGCTTATGGTAAATATAGAGAATCTTGGGCGCTGACTTTAGATAAGTCTTATAAAGTTAGCAGCGAGTTACTAATTTCCGATCTTAAGCTTAATGTTTCCGAACTTAAGATGAAAGAAAAAGTTTTTCATCCTGATAAAATTTATATTCTAATCAATTCCTCCTTATCCAAAAAAGAATGGAAGAGCATTTACACACGATTATCCTCTATAGAACTTAAATCACAAATCATTCTAGTAACAAATGAATGGTTTTATTCAAAAAACAAAGAGGAAAATCTTGACTTCATAGAATCACAGGCTTTACCTAAATTTAATTTATTTCCATTTTATAAGATTACAAATGATACGGACATTCTAATCATTACGAATAAAGAAGATAGTTCTATTCCCTTTAGTGAGTTAAAAGGAAGTTCCTTTTTTAATAAGAACAGAGAGTTTTTCAGTAAGAATAAAAAGAATATTTATGTTTATTCACTCAATAGAGAATTATCTACCTATTTTAATAGTTTAAAGGATTATGAACTAATACAGGATATCCCCAATTCCTGGGACAATCTTTTAGAATCTCTTCTTTCTAGAAAAATTAAACTTCCAGATCAATCAGACGAAAACTACTCGATTCCAAATTCAAAAATAACAATTGAATTAAAGAAGCTATCTACCGTTAGCCCGCCTACTGGAAATGACTTACTTGCACGTCTTGTGCTCTATAAAAAAATCATGCGCAGTCTTGGAAAGCGCCTTCTTGTAACCGATAAAGACGCTACAGAAACAAATATTTTCCGGCTTGCTGCAACTGGAAACATTGTTACTCCAATTACATCGTTTATTGTTCTGGAAAACGAAACTGATTATCATAAATTTGGGATTCACAAAAATAAAAAGAGTCTAGAAGAGACAAACTTGCAAACAGATAACTCAAAGTCTTTTTCAATCAAGCAAGGAACTGTGCCTGAACCGGAAGAGTGGATGATAGCGATTATCTGCTTTCTTATAATCTATATCTGGACAAAGTTCAAATTGCGTCGTCCCTAG
- the rluF gene encoding 23S rRNA pseudouridine(2604) synthase RluF, whose amino-acid sequence MFEKNSIRLNKYISESGICSRREADKYIEGGHVFINGKRAKIGDQVLSKDRVVVNGLVIEPKKRDTSIILAYNKPVGVVSTTEDSTKDNILEHVKHSQRIFPIGRLDKDSQGLIFLTNDGDIVNKILRAGNRHEKEYLVTVDKPLMDQFIEAMGAGVPILGEVTKKCIVKKESSFVFRIILIQGLNRQIRRMCEYFGYQVTKLERIRIMNISLKGIPEGDWRELTKQELEGIAKLIESSSSVPTSHSSRSKKNKPQGTQVDKPAGKGKPSPPRHVLSIEKKYANGKNRSTKPKRNDPRNTTERPTASRRGKNRKR is encoded by the coding sequence ATGTTTGAGAAAAATTCTATTCGGTTAAATAAATACATCAGCGAGAGCGGAATCTGCTCTAGGCGAGAAGCAGACAAATACATTGAAGGTGGACATGTTTTTATAAACGGGAAACGCGCAAAGATAGGAGACCAAGTTCTTTCGAAGGACAGAGTAGTTGTAAATGGTCTAGTCATTGAACCCAAGAAGAGGGATACTTCGATTATCCTCGCCTACAACAAACCGGTTGGTGTGGTAAGCACAACAGAAGATAGCACCAAGGATAATATTCTAGAGCATGTAAAACACAGTCAGCGGATATTTCCGATTGGTCGCTTGGACAAAGATTCACAAGGACTTATTTTTCTTACAAATGATGGAGACATTGTAAATAAAATCCTGAGAGCAGGGAATCGACACGAAAAAGAATATCTGGTTACTGTTGATAAGCCACTCATGGATCAATTCATTGAAGCGATGGGTGCAGGTGTTCCCATTCTAGGTGAAGTAACTAAAAAATGCATTGTGAAAAAAGAATCTTCTTTTGTCTTTCGTATTATTCTAATCCAAGGACTAAACCGACAAATACGTCGTATGTGTGAATACTTTGGATATCAAGTCACCAAATTAGAGCGAATTCGCATAATGAATATTAGCCTAAAAGGAATTCCAGAAGGAGATTGGAGAGAACTCACCAAGCAAGAACTAGAAGGAATCGCGAAGCTGATAGAAAGTTCTAGCTCTGTTCCAACGAGTCACTCCAGTCGAAGCAAAAAAAACAAACCCCAAGGAACTCAGGTGGATAAGCCTGCGGGTAAGGGCAAACCATCCCCACCAAGACACGTCCTATCCATCGAAAAGAAATATGCAAATGGAAAGAATCGTTCTACAAAACCAAAAAGAAATGATCCCCGCAATACAACAGAGCGCCCAACAGCCAGTAGGCGCGGGAAAAATCGAAAGAGGTAG
- a CDS encoding 1-acyl-sn-glycerol-3-phosphate acyltransferase, which translates to MPKFLIVDKLLFVQNPTQETFLYRLLIKIVYYTTNLMFHSAHTYFRKGNPCVEAPHPTILLANHVAETDIVALANVYKNIPRSRTKFCFAMRQDIAEPNFLVKEFEPKGLIKIILWLIDKSQIIKILLVYVGGIGVKRAFRDDARKLLKQGELRDLVDSQWDKLAEGVLQGRNLFLFPEGKFSETGNMESIKRGTYLIFQRIPNVRYNYFNFTYDFISEKKPVLHIGFGENTYFPQDADEYTLAAEIKTKLGNSYVLTQANIFSYILFREDIKTGISEKDLTQKLNKFLEKVKSADKYFIAKELLSDKLNPLFQKFLAKAIKSGFLIRDESANVHSTEKLATTNFRNGKDMRRKNPYLYHFNQLKYYLEEFDRFYLE; encoded by the coding sequence TTGCCAAAATTTTTAATCGTAGACAAACTTCTCTTTGTGCAAAATCCAACGCAAGAAACCTTTCTCTATCGTCTCTTAATCAAAATTGTTTACTATACAACAAATCTCATGTTTCACTCTGCCCATACTTATTTTAGAAAGGGAAATCCTTGTGTGGAAGCGCCACACCCAACGATTCTTCTTGCGAACCATGTAGCCGAGACAGACATTGTTGCTCTTGCCAATGTTTATAAAAATATACCTAGATCTAGAACCAAATTTTGCTTTGCTATGCGACAAGACATTGCTGAGCCAAACTTTCTAGTGAAAGAATTTGAACCTAAGGGGCTAATTAAGATAATTCTCTGGCTCATTGACAAATCTCAGATCATCAAAATTCTGTTAGTTTACGTCGGTGGAATCGGAGTCAAAAGAGCTTTCAGGGATGATGCGAGAAAATTACTCAAACAAGGCGAACTGCGTGATTTAGTAGATTCACAATGGGACAAATTAGCAGAGGGAGTATTGCAAGGAAGAAATCTATTTTTGTTTCCTGAAGGAAAATTTTCTGAAACTGGTAATATGGAATCGATCAAGCGAGGAACATATCTCATATTTCAGAGAATTCCAAATGTTCGTTATAATTATTTTAATTTTACCTATGATTTTATTTCAGAAAAAAAACCTGTGCTCCATATAGGATTTGGGGAAAATACTTATTTTCCGCAAGATGCCGATGAGTATACTCTTGCAGCAGAAATTAAAACAAAGCTTGGAAATAGCTATGTTTTAACACAGGCAAATATTTTCTCATACATACTATTTAGAGAAGATATAAAAACTGGAATTTCTGAAAAAGACCTAACTCAAAAATTAAACAAGTTCTTAGAAAAAGTAAAGTCTGCGGATAAATATTTTATCGCCAAAGAATTACTATCCGATAAATTAAATCCACTATTCCAGAAGTTTCTTGCAAAAGCAATAAAATCAGGCTTTTTAATTAGAGATGAATCGGCTAACGTTCACTCAACAGAAAAGCTAGCTACTACAAACTTTCGAAATGGAAAAGACATGCGTCGAAAAAATCCCTATCTATATCATTTTAACCAGCTTAAATATTACCTAGAAGAGTTTGATAGATTTTATCTCGAATAG